A stretch of the Clostridium fungisolvens genome encodes the following:
- a CDS encoding YbgA family protein produces MFKWSKPRIVVSKCLGTTPCRYNGEASTFDLYIRLQPFIDFKEVCPESAIGLPTPREVIRLISSNGDIKLIEYSTQKEYTEDMIKFSESFINDLNGVDGFLLKSRSPSCGTRDVKIYNGTEKGASSSKGKGIFGGLIQNKFNYLPIEEDGRLKNFSIRNHFLSSIFTLAEFSEVKAHKDLSSLVKYHSRHKLLFMSYNQTELKKLGRIVANHDLLNIDELIDSYNIGLLKLLSKTPRYTSNINVLMHALGYFSEYLNSKEKEFMLSIIDKYRLGKIPLSVPINVVKSHAIRFSNQYLLDQSFLEPYPEELIDISDSGKGISR; encoded by the coding sequence ATGTTTAAATGGTCAAAACCTAGAATAGTTGTAAGCAAATGTCTTGGTACCACTCCCTGTAGATATAACGGCGAAGCATCTACCTTTGATTTATATATAAGACTTCAACCATTTATAGATTTCAAAGAGGTATGTCCTGAAAGCGCCATAGGACTTCCAACCCCTAGAGAGGTAATACGATTAATTAGTAGTAATGGTGATATTAAACTAATTGAATATTCCACACAAAAGGAATATACAGAGGATATGATAAAATTCTCTGAAAGCTTTATCAATGACCTTAATGGAGTAGATGGCTTTCTTTTAAAAAGCCGTTCACCATCATGTGGTACTAGAGATGTTAAAATATATAACGGCACCGAAAAAGGAGCATCCAGTTCAAAAGGAAAGGGGATATTTGGAGGACTTATACAGAATAAATTTAATTACCTCCCTATTGAAGAAGATGGTAGATTAAAGAATTTCTCAATTCGTAATCACTTTCTCTCTAGTATATTTACCCTAGCAGAATTTTCAGAGGTGAAAGCTCATAAAGATTTATCATCATTGGTAAAATATCATAGCAGGCATAAGCTTCTTTTCATGTCCTATAATCAAACTGAACTAAAAAAACTTGGTAGAATAGTTGCAAACCACGATTTATTAAATATAGATGAGCTGATTGATTCCTATAATATTGGGTTATTAAAACTTCTCTCAAAAACTCCAAGGTATACATCAAATATAAATGTATTAATGCATGCATTAGGATATTTTAGCGAGTATCTAAATTCTAAAGAAAAAGAATTTATGCTTTCAATCATAGACAAATATAGATTAGGAAAAATACCTTTAAGCGTTCCTATTAATGTAGTGAAATCACACGCTATAAGATTCAGTAATCAATACCTTTTAGACCAGAGCTTTCTAGAACCCTATCCTGAGGAATTAATCGATATTTCAGACTCTGGAAAAGGTATTAGTAGGTAG
- a CDS encoding polysaccharide deacetylase family protein, translating into MNITKKSLITVLLFVIVFCKTVLAVPLNNKIINCDSDECYMNHDDKKVVFLTFDDGPGRLSSKRILSILKQKNVKASFFMVGENIKNDTVEVVEGLYENGMDIYPHCYDHHYNSLYKSEDSYFEDFNKYINSTKGLIFKNKRFFVRMPGGSLNTYCSQGTLKNIKSRLEKSNIDYIDWNVSIGDAVGSNIKKEQLVDNIKKQGDIYRVAVVLMHDADYKSSTIDALPEIIDFYKGKGYRFKLLSEMTSQEYEYLKKVRVINKK; encoded by the coding sequence GTGAACATTACAAAGAAGAGTTTGATAACAGTATTACTTTTTGTTATTGTATTTTGTAAAACAGTATTGGCTGTTCCATTGAATAATAAAATAATTAATTGTGATAGTGATGAGTGTTATATGAATCACGATGATAAAAAAGTTGTTTTTTTAACCTTTGATGACGGACCAGGACGTTTAAGCAGTAAGAGAATTTTAAGTATACTTAAGCAAAAAAATGTTAAGGCAAGTTTCTTTATGGTTGGTGAAAATATAAAGAATGATACTGTTGAAGTTGTTGAAGGTTTATATGAAAATGGCATGGATATATATCCACATTGTTACGATCATCATTATAACTCTCTTTATAAAAGTGAAGATAGCTATTTTGAAGATTTCAATAAATACATAAATAGTACTAAAGGACTAATATTTAAAAATAAAAGGTTTTTTGTAAGAATGCCAGGTGGATCACTTAATACATATTGCAGCCAAGGTACATTAAAGAATATAAAAAGCAGGTTGGAAAAAAGTAATATTGATTATATAGATTGGAATGTTAGCATAGGAGATGCAGTAGGATCAAATATAAAAAAGGAGCAACTTGTTGATAATATAAAAAAGCAAGGTGACATTTATAGAGTTGCAGTGGTTCTTATGCATGATGCAGATTATAAAAGTTCAACTATCGATGCGTTACCAGAAATAATTGACTTTTATAAAGGGAAAGGTTATAGATTTAAATTGTTAAGTGAAATGACATCTCAAGAATATGAATATCTAAAGAAAGTAAGAGTTATAAATAAAAAATAA
- a CDS encoding type 1 glutamine amidotransferase, whose product MELNICHLYPDLLNVYGDMGNILILKHRAESRGIKTNIINVSINDPFEEDKYDIVFFGGGQDYEQSIVSDDLINTKKDAIQKYIESGKVFIAICGGYQLLGKYYTTPEGEKLEGLGILDIYTEPGNTRFIGNTAIFNEEFGETYVGFENHSGRTYINNHKPLGKCLHGYGNNGEDGNEGCIYKNTYGSYFHGSLLSKNPEFADRMIKTALDIRYGEIALDALDDSLEYNAKNAILSRLNKNS is encoded by the coding sequence ATGGAATTAAATATATGCCATTTATATCCTGATCTATTAAACGTCTATGGAGATATGGGAAACATACTTATACTTAAGCATAGAGCAGAAAGTAGAGGTATTAAAACTAACATCATTAATGTTTCTATTAATGACCCATTCGAAGAAGATAAATATGATATTGTGTTTTTTGGTGGTGGTCAAGATTATGAACAATCTATAGTATCTGATGACCTTATTAATACAAAAAAAGATGCTATCCAAAAGTATATAGAGAGTGGAAAAGTTTTTATTGCTATTTGTGGTGGATACCAGCTATTAGGAAAGTATTACACTACCCCTGAGGGCGAAAAACTTGAAGGGTTAGGAATTCTAGATATATATACGGAACCTGGAAACACAAGATTTATAGGTAATACTGCAATTTTCAATGAAGAGTTTGGTGAAACCTATGTTGGTTTTGAAAACCATTCTGGACGTACTTATATAAACAATCACAAACCTTTAGGTAAATGCCTACATGGTTATGGTAATAACGGCGAAGACGGTAACGAAGGTTGTATTTATAAAAATACTTATGGCTCATACTTTCATGGTTCTCTATTATCGAAGAATCCTGAATTTGCCGATAGAATGATAAAAACAGCCTTAGATATAAGATATGGTGAAATTGCCTTAGACGCCTTAGATGATTCTTTAGAATACAATGCAAAAAATGCAATTCTAAGCAGATTAAATAAAAATAGTTAA
- a CDS encoding Mur ligase family protein yields MKIKSLISIIAAKITLFFSKKLFKGGSNFPGKIALKFDSSILKTITNNYKIIMITGTNGKTTTTSMIYNIIKEAGYDVITNSTGANMLPGITSCFIDNYKFGSSKERYAVIEVDEANLKFITKHLTPWSITITNLFRDQLDRYGEVYTTLSKIMEGVTLVPNTKLILNGDESLLGDLKVPNPITYFGFGLSPTNEKVIDINSDAKFCKFCKTNYEYNFVSYNHLGDFYCPSCGYKRPELKYTLTSVLDITSDNSLVEFNNHEFNVTQSGVYNIYNALCAYAITKELGIDDKTINTSLNKQESSFGRQEVINVDGKEVKIILVKNPAGYNQAIDTLCLSKDSLSVAFFLNDNYADGRDVSWIWDVNFEKLAALDLKDILISGERMYDMAVRLKTAGIPTDRFKISAEFSNITEYIKDCSGEKIYILATYTAMINYRKYLHSKGYIKKLW; encoded by the coding sequence ATTAAAATTAAATCTTTAATTAGTATAATAGCAGCAAAAATAACATTATTCTTTTCAAAGAAATTATTTAAAGGTGGCAGTAATTTTCCTGGCAAGATAGCTTTAAAATTTGATAGTTCCATACTCAAGACTATAACAAATAATTATAAAATCATCATGATCACTGGAACTAACGGGAAGACAACTACCACTAGTATGATCTACAACATTATAAAAGAAGCTGGATATGACGTAATAACAAATAGTACAGGTGCAAATATGTTACCTGGAATTACTTCATGTTTTATAGATAACTATAAATTTGGCAGTTCAAAGGAACGATATGCAGTAATTGAAGTTGACGAAGCTAATCTAAAATTTATAACCAAACATTTAACTCCTTGGTCTATAACAATAACTAATTTATTTAGAGATCAGCTAGATCGTTATGGAGAAGTGTACACTACACTCTCAAAAATAATGGAAGGTGTCACTCTTGTTCCAAATACAAAACTAATATTAAATGGTGACGAGTCACTACTCGGAGATTTAAAAGTTCCAAACCCTATAACTTATTTTGGTTTTGGTTTATCCCCTACCAACGAAAAAGTTATAGATATTAATTCAGATGCAAAATTCTGCAAGTTTTGTAAAACAAACTATGAATACAATTTTGTATCCTATAATCATCTTGGAGATTTTTATTGCCCAAGCTGTGGCTATAAGAGACCAGAATTGAAATACACCCTTACAAGTGTACTTGATATAACATCAGACAACTCTTTAGTTGAATTTAATAATCACGAGTTCAATGTAACACAATCTGGAGTGTATAATATTTACAATGCTCTTTGTGCATACGCAATAACAAAAGAACTTGGAATTGATGATAAAACAATAAATACTTCCTTAAACAAACAAGAATCCAGTTTTGGACGCCAAGAAGTTATTAATGTTGATGGTAAGGAAGTTAAGATAATTTTAGTTAAAAACCCAGCAGGTTACAATCAAGCTATTGACACCCTTTGTCTTAGCAAAGATAGTCTATCAGTAGCATTTTTCTTAAATGATAATTATGCGGATGGTAGAGACGTATCTTGGATATGGGATGTAAATTTCGAAAAACTTGCAGCATTAGATTTAAAGGATATTCTTATATCAGGTGAAAGAATGTATGATATGGCAGTTAGACTAAAAACAGCTGGTATTCCAACTGACAGATTTAAAATTAGTGCTGAGTTCTCAAACATAACTGAATATATCAAAGATTGTAGTGGTGAAAAGATATATATTCTTGCAACCTATACAGCTATGATAAATTATAGAAAATATCTGCATTCTAAAGGTTATATAAAAAAATTATGGTAA
- a CDS encoding tetratricopeptide repeat protein, producing MSKFTESLKNIFDNVLAGLRKLDLSFIKKFYKNKLVPMLSSIRKIDLKNLNFKDRKVKIAAIIIAAVVVIAVPTTYYFYRQAQDQTVKIATNKAEQYFYKNEYDKAIEEYNKLNEKETWPLWDVKIAEIYSVEGNVEKSRELLKNSLDKRTKYIEKNGEKKKDFKEKDEYLLNYIVFTDFMNKDFDEALKQGELALSKYKDYKPLIKTMFSTYMSNNKVDKANALVDTYPVDEKSAYDMADYSRMKILVDKWDDGFKYLEKAWNLDKDEYKVYDVLAQISSYNRDALLEKLLALKEKNNDNVAYNMWLAKVYSMTNETADDSIKYLDSLKDKDTGKIVVKLIRASALQNTNKTKEADELLDKVIESNKEDYRVYHTAAWYYLDKGDYKKALEYCNNSILKNKDYPDNYGFLMPEILKKMNKNKEAEPFFRTALLKEPYNYNILLNIANYYWYTEQDLNKAYEFFYKASLIKPNDSEIVYNMAIIKLKQDKKDDCVELLKKSIALNESEPKYHRTLGTIYLGDNKNSDAIKEIRFAYAADKNDILTLNNAGCFYISINGDLERGMVNLKAAYTGILQSTDEYTKKTITENYEKAKKVYDAYNKEDGSSIKVPDFTLFY from the coding sequence ATGAGTAAGTTTACTGAATCCCTAAAAAATATTTTTGACAACGTTTTAGCTGGTTTAAGAAAGTTAGACTTAAGTTTTATTAAAAAGTTTTATAAAAATAAATTAGTTCCAATGTTATCAAGTATAAGAAAAATAGATTTAAAGAATTTAAATTTTAAAGATAGAAAAGTTAAGATAGCAGCAATAATAATAGCAGCTGTAGTGGTTATCGCTGTACCAACTACATATTATTTTTATAGACAAGCCCAAGATCAAACGGTAAAAATAGCTACAAATAAAGCAGAACAGTATTTTTATAAAAATGAATATGATAAAGCAATAGAAGAATATAACAAACTTAATGAAAAGGAAACTTGGCCTCTTTGGGATGTAAAGATAGCTGAGATTTATTCGGTTGAAGGAAATGTTGAAAAATCAAGAGAGTTACTTAAAAACTCGTTAGATAAAAGAACCAAGTACATAGAAAAGAATGGCGAAAAAAAGAAAGACTTTAAAGAAAAAGATGAATATCTTCTTAATTACATAGTTTTTACTGATTTTATGAACAAAGATTTTGATGAGGCTTTAAAACAAGGCGAACTAGCGTTATCAAAATATAAAGATTATAAGCCTTTAATAAAAACTATGTTTTCCACCTACATGTCGAACAATAAGGTTGATAAAGCAAATGCTTTAGTTGATACTTATCCAGTAGATGAAAAGTCTGCTTATGATATGGCTGACTATTCAAGAATGAAAATCCTTGTTGATAAATGGGATGATGGATTTAAATATCTTGAAAAGGCTTGGAATCTAGATAAAGATGAATACAAGGTGTATGATGTTCTTGCGCAGATTTCATCATATAATAGAGATGCATTACTAGAAAAGCTACTAGCATTAAAAGAAAAAAATAATGATAATGTAGCATACAATATGTGGCTAGCTAAGGTATATTCTATGACTAATGAGACCGCAGATGATTCTATAAAGTATTTAGATTCATTGAAGGACAAGGATACTGGTAAAATAGTAGTTAAACTAATAAGAGCTTCAGCTCTTCAAAATACAAATAAAACTAAGGAAGCTGATGAGCTTCTTGATAAAGTTATTGAAAGTAACAAAGAAGACTACAGAGTTTATCACACAGCTGCGTGGTACTATCTAGATAAAGGGGATTATAAAAAGGCTCTAGAATACTGTAACAACAGCATACTTAAGAATAAGGATTACCCTGATAATTATGGATTCTTAATGCCAGAAATTCTAAAGAAAATGAATAAAAATAAAGAGGCTGAACCATTCTTTAGAACTGCGTTACTAAAAGAACCATATAATTACAACATACTTTTAAATATTGCTAATTACTATTGGTATACAGAACAAGACTTAAATAAAGCATACGAGTTCTTCTATAAAGCATCATTAATCAAACCTAATGATAGTGAAATAGTTTATAATATGGCTATTATCAAGCTTAAACAAGATAAAAAGGATGATTGTGTAGAATTACTAAAAAAATCAATTGCATTAAACGAATCTGAACCAAAATATCATAGAACCCTTGGCACTATATATTTAGGAGATAATAAGAATTCAGATGCTATAAAAGAGATAAGATTTGCATATGCGGCAGATAAAAATGACATTCTTACTTTAAACAATGCTGGATGTTTCTATATTTCTATAAACGGAGATCTTGAAAGAGGTATGGTTAATTTGAAGGCTGCTTATACTGGAATATTGCAGTCAACTGATGAATATACTAAAAAAACAATTACTGAAAATTATGAGAAAGCGAAGAAAGTTTATGATGCGTATAATAAGGAAGATGGCTCTAGTATAAAGGTTCCAGACTTTACATTGTTTTATTAA
- the manA gene encoding mannose-6-phosphate isomerase, class I has product MYPIIFDNIYYDKIWGGRDFELFRDNLPEGEIGESWDVACHPNGTGVVSNGEYKGTSFKELIGRLGSELVGTKIDKNRFPLLVKLINAKDKLSVQVHPDDEYGLRVEGDLGKTECWYVLEAFEGANLVVGTKNCTKEQFVNAINTGNFDEYLNKIEVKKGDFFFVKSGLVHAIGEGVVIAEIQQNSDTTYRVYDYNRGREIHVEKALEVIDFSLKGENSNGLKVDLDGFSKTYLALCDYFTIIKYDVEKAVKELSDAERFYIFTCVEGKGTIKYSAGEVSVKKGDSVFIPANLGEYEISGSISLLKSFVPDVAKVEAEILEIVKK; this is encoded by the coding sequence ATGTATCCAATTATTTTTGACAATATCTATTATGATAAGATATGGGGAGGAAGAGATTTCGAACTTTTTAGAGATAATCTTCCAGAAGGAGAAATAGGTGAAAGCTGGGATGTAGCATGTCATCCAAATGGAACAGGTGTAGTTTCCAATGGTGAATATAAAGGAACTTCGTTTAAGGAACTTATTGGAAGATTAGGAAGCGAATTAGTTGGTACTAAAATCGATAAGAATAGATTTCCTCTTTTAGTTAAACTTATAAATGCGAAGGATAAACTTTCTGTGCAAGTTCATCCAGATGATGAATATGGTTTAAGAGTAGAAGGGGATTTAGGAAAGACTGAATGCTGGTATGTACTTGAAGCTTTCGAAGGAGCCAATTTAGTTGTAGGAACTAAAAATTGTACAAAAGAACAATTTGTTAATGCAATTAACACTGGAAACTTTGATGAATATTTAAATAAGATTGAAGTTAAGAAAGGTGACTTTTTCTTTGTTAAAAGCGGATTAGTTCATGCTATTGGAGAAGGCGTAGTAATAGCTGAAATACAACAAAATAGTGATACAACTTATAGAGTTTATGATTATAATAGAGGAAGAGAAATTCATGTAGAAAAAGCTTTAGAGGTTATTGACTTCAGCTTAAAGGGTGAAAACAGTAACGGATTAAAAGTAGACTTAGATGGATTTTCTAAGACTTACTTAGCTCTTTGCGATTATTTTACTATAATAAAATATGATGTTGAGAAAGCAGTTAAAGAATTAAGCGATGCTGAAAGATTCTACATATTTACTTGTGTAGAAGGTAAAGGTACTATTAAATACTCAGCTGGTGAAGTTTCTGTTAAAAAAGGTGATAGCGTATTTATTCCAGCAAATCTTGGAGAGTATGAAATTTCGGGAAGTATTTCACTATTAAAGAGCTTTGTACCAGATGTTGCAAAAGTAGAGGCTGAAATACTAGAAATAGTTAAAAAATAA
- a CDS encoding undecaprenyl-diphosphate phosphatase yields MALDFIFILKAIIIGIVEGITEFIPVSSTGHMIIVGDLIGFRGTEFTNMFEIVIQLGAILAIVVLYWNKIWTMIKSFFKFEKKGIKFWLVIIVGTIPALVLGVLFNDMIDKYLFSSKTVAIGFIVGGIFLIVAENSFRKKAKRARSVKDIDEISYGQAIQVGLFQCLAMWPGMSRSASTIIGGWISGLNTAVAAEFSFFLAIPIMMGASTLKLVKFNYSTLNSSEVVALVAGFVVAFIVALIVVDGFIAFLKKKPMRVFAVYRLFAGLILIALILAKIIK; encoded by the coding sequence ATGGCGTTAGATTTTATATTTATTTTAAAGGCGATAATAATTGGTATAGTAGAAGGAATAACTGAATTCATTCCAGTTTCATCTACTGGGCATATGATAATAGTTGGTGATTTAATTGGCTTTAGGGGAACAGAATTTACTAATATGTTTGAAATAGTAATACAATTAGGCGCAATACTAGCTATAGTAGTTTTATATTGGAATAAGATATGGACGATGATAAAATCCTTTTTCAAGTTTGAGAAAAAAGGAATTAAGTTCTGGTTAGTAATAATTGTTGGTACAATTCCTGCTTTAGTATTAGGTGTATTATTTAACGATATGATAGATAAATATTTATTCAGCTCTAAAACTGTTGCGATAGGCTTTATAGTTGGGGGTATTTTCTTAATAGTAGCTGAAAATAGCTTTAGAAAGAAAGCTAAAAGAGCAAGATCTGTTAAGGATATTGATGAAATTAGTTATGGTCAAGCTATACAAGTAGGTCTTTTTCAATGTTTAGCAATGTGGCCAGGAATGTCAAGAAGTGCATCTACAATAATTGGAGGATGGATTTCTGGTTTAAATACTGCAGTTGCTGCAGAATTTTCGTTCTTTTTAGCAATTCCTATAATGATGGGAGCATCTACTCTTAAGTTAGTAAAGTTTAATTATTCAACCCTTAATTCATCTGAGGTAGTTGCATTAGTGGCAGGTTTTGTAGTGGCATTTATAGTTGCATTAATTGTAGTTGATGGATTTATAGCTTTCTTAAAGAAGAAGCCAATGAGAGTTTTTGCAGTTTATAGATTATTTGCAGGACTTATATTAATAGCTTTAATATTAGCAAAAATAATAAAATAA
- a CDS encoding 6-phosphofructokinase, protein MAEKVKKIALLTGGGDCPGLNAVIRAVTRTAILQYGYEVYGYKFGYRGLYNNDIVPLTLESVSGILHRGGTILYSSNKDNLFDYQVEEDGKIVKKDVSDVGVENLKKEGIDTLVVIGGDGTLTSARDFARKGVNVIGVPKTIDNDLEATDVTFGFNTAIEIATEALDRLHTTAESHHRIMLLEVMGRNAGWIALESGIAGSADVILIPEIPYDINKIVDKIRQREAEGKPFSIIVVAEGAKPLNGEVVVSKVVADSPDPIRLGGIANKLAIDLENLIKNHEVRSTVLGHIQRGGNTSTYDRILSTRYGAAAVELINEGKFGNMVCLKGDTISYESLENVIGKTKDVNPDGELVTVAKKIGISFGD, encoded by the coding sequence ATGGCAGAAAAAGTAAAAAAAATCGCATTATTAACTGGTGGAGGAGATTGCCCAGGGCTAAACGCAGTGATAAGGGCAGTTACTAGAACTGCTATATTACAGTATGGTTATGAGGTTTATGGTTACAAGTTTGGATATAGAGGTCTTTATAACAATGATATAGTTCCTCTAACACTTGAGTCAGTATCTGGAATTCTTCACAGAGGAGGTACTATTTTATATAGTTCAAACAAAGATAATCTATTTGATTATCAAGTTGAAGAAGATGGAAAGATTGTGAAAAAAGATGTGTCTGATGTTGGAGTTGAAAACTTAAAAAAAGAAGGCATAGATACATTAGTAGTAATCGGTGGTGATGGAACTCTTACATCTGCAAGAGATTTTGCAAGAAAAGGTGTTAATGTTATAGGTGTTCCAAAAACAATTGATAATGATTTAGAAGCTACAGATGTAACTTTCGGGTTTAACACTGCAATAGAAATTGCAACTGAAGCTCTTGATAGATTGCATACTACTGCTGAATCACATCATAGAATAATGCTTTTAGAAGTAATGGGAAGAAATGCAGGTTGGATAGCTTTAGAATCAGGAATTGCTGGTTCTGCTGATGTTATATTGATACCTGAGATTCCATATGATATTAATAAAATAGTAGATAAAATAAGACAAAGAGAAGCTGAAGGTAAACCATTCTCAATAATCGTAGTAGCAGAAGGTGCTAAACCATTAAATGGTGAAGTAGTTGTTTCTAAAGTAGTTGCTGATTCACCAGATCCAATAAGACTTGGTGGAATTGCAAATAAATTAGCAATAGACTTAGAGAATTTAATAAAAAATCATGAAGTAAGAAGTACTGTTCTTGGTCATATACAAAGAGGTGGAAATACTTCTACTTACGATAGAATATTATCAACTAGATATGGTGCAGCTGCTGTTGAATTGATTAATGAAGGAAAGTTCGGAAATATGGTTTGCTTAAAAGGTGATACTATTTCTTATGAAAGCTTAGAGAATGTTATTGGAAAGACTAAGGATGTAAATCCAGACGGAGAACTAGTAACTGTTGCTAAAAAAATAGGAATTTCCTTTGGAGATTAA
- a CDS encoding serine hydrolase — MKEIKKYLETRIGTYGFFFEDLVSGYTYGYNENVKMTAAGCMKLPIAIALIKEVELEKLNFLDKIKIEKQDKVYGTGIIHEFNDRDYTVFELLVAMLIQSDNTAANKIIDIIGMDRINEILKEMNLKNTELNRKTTDERHKHSDVENMTSAYDLCLLWKHLYKATYLNKENSTMLVDILRRQQIKNKLALYIPEDLKYDISSKTGDKSGVENDTELIELSKGSFAFSVLSMDIPNSVYGTITLAKCGKMMWDNLMNNWH; from the coding sequence ATGAAGGAGATAAAAAAATATTTAGAGACAAGGATCGGAACATATGGATTTTTCTTCGAGGATTTGGTGAGTGGTTATACTTATGGGTACAATGAAAACGTTAAAATGACAGCAGCAGGATGTATGAAGCTTCCAATTGCTATAGCTTTAATTAAAGAAGTTGAGCTTGAGAAACTTAACTTTTTGGATAAAATAAAGATAGAAAAGCAAGATAAAGTTTATGGTACTGGAATTATTCATGAATTTAATGATAGAGACTATACTGTGTTTGAACTTTTAGTTGCAATGTTGATACAAAGCGATAATACTGCAGCAAATAAGATAATTGATATCATTGGAATGGACAGAATAAATGAAATTTTAAAAGAGATGAACTTGAAGAATACGGAATTAAATAGAAAAACTACTGATGAGAGACACAAACATTCTGATGTTGAAAATATGACTAGTGCATATGACTTATGTCTTTTATGGAAACATCTTTACAAAGCTACTTACTTAAATAAAGAAAATAGCACAATGCTTGTAGATATCTTGAGAAGACAGCAAATAAAAAATAAATTAGCGCTTTATATTCCAGAAGATTTGAAATATGATATCTCAAGTAAAACTGGAGATAAGAGTGGTGTTGAAAATGATACTGAGCTTATAGAATTAAGCAAAGGTAGTTTTGCATTCTCAGTATTGTCTATGGATATTCCAAACAGTGTTTACGGAACAATAACTCTTGCTAAATGTGGTAAGATGATGTGGGATAATTTAATGAATAATTGGCATTGA